In Pedobacter sp. W3I1, one DNA window encodes the following:
- a CDS encoding DUF5007 domain-containing protein, whose protein sequence is MKTNKYILTIGIMLSGIMLLLGSCKKNLPDNRLSIANDSQYTQFIYQPTLGRNTLFTNIFTYGNSSRPLDFKIVNMRTFGGEPAPELTKLYPVKVWKTAYDGTEKSLAEIEAKRIIENHPLFEVRPHSGEFLMWAEANSNMIKAQPDSGYVFDVEMSNTGGRKYFQNFRLSPLRERPYEPSPLDPVTGQGTSTSVSPSDMFITGTRTNQYLTSRDVQVVFNKLPKGLPGYSGHSISFKFIDTLAQVIDPNKFALTDWGNLVHGFNMVKDASKVKFDVAYPVPLTAYPTKFTTKDGGAARVVFRFDRQAFGAVLLHCYLALNFKIYEEGDWEIIFQFKTDKPKFDND, encoded by the coding sequence ATGAAAACTAATAAATACATCCTTACCATAGGAATTATGCTATCAGGCATAATGCTCTTATTGGGGTCGTGTAAGAAAAATTTACCTGACAACAGATTGTCTATCGCTAACGATAGTCAGTATACACAGTTTATATATCAACCTACATTGGGTAGGAATACTTTATTTACAAACATCTTTACCTATGGCAATTCGAGCAGGCCATTAGATTTTAAAATTGTAAACATGCGCACCTTTGGTGGCGAGCCTGCTCCCGAACTTACTAAGTTGTACCCGGTAAAAGTATGGAAAACAGCTTATGATGGTACGGAAAAATCGCTAGCCGAAATTGAGGCCAAGCGAATAATCGAAAACCACCCTTTGTTCGAAGTCCGTCCGCATTCTGGCGAGTTTTTAATGTGGGCAGAGGCCAATTCCAATATGATTAAGGCCCAGCCAGATTCGGGTTATGTTTTTGATGTAGAAATGTCGAATACCGGAGGAAGAAAATATTTTCAAAACTTTCGTCTAAGTCCGCTGCGTGAACGCCCATATGAGCCATCGCCACTTGATCCGGTAACTGGGCAGGGAACATCCACCTCTGTTAGTCCCTCAGACATGTTTATTACAGGTACCAGAACCAATCAATATTTGACTTCCCGTGATGTACAGGTTGTGTTCAATAAACTGCCAAAAGGTTTACCTGGCTATTCGGGGCATAGCATCAGTTTCAAATTTATAGATACGCTCGCTCAGGTTATCGATCCGAATAAGTTCGCCTTAACCGATTGGGGCAATTTGGTACATGGTTTTAATATGGTAAAAGACGCCAGCAAAGTAAAATTCGATGTGGCTTACCCGGTTCCATTAACGGCATACCCTACAAAATTTACCACAAAAGATGGTGGTGCAGCGAGGGTAGTATTCAGATTTGACAGGCAGGCATTTGGCGCTGTTTTACTTCACTGTTATCTGGCCTTAAATTTCAAGATCTATGAGGAGGGCGATTGGGAAATTATTTTCCAGTTTAAGACTGATAAACCAAAATTTGATAACGACTGA
- a CDS encoding DUF1015 family protein, translating into MVKISPLKALQPGKDIFDLMISDQVNGKVHKNEQLSFEDLLNLFGCPLDDRPAIYVYEFRGGFGVMRGIWAATDLSQTPVDAIKRHEETVLAKVESLRRDRKNKEMQKSPILLVHKKDKTLDELIDFVVRTRKPLASEWSQMEHFLYQVLEEDVIGKFVEEFMKLEAVYLADGHHRLEAACSLQKNTPQHISSLFVSADVISIGAFHRVISGVDISYSLLMEELKQYYYISKIPNNKPYKPDQKNRLGLCFKGEWYQLDLNKASIALSEVPDTVILQDQILSAVLGVNKPKEDERLICFPDCKWSQFLAALNQDETSIGFSLFPMTADAFITAAEKGEFLPPKSTWIEPKIPQGFMASSPVAITAKGEQVRAN; encoded by the coding sequence ATGGTAAAAATCTCTCCACTAAAGGCATTACAGCCAGGCAAAGACATCTTTGATCTGATGATTTCTGATCAGGTAAACGGTAAGGTGCATAAAAATGAGCAGCTTTCTTTTGAAGACCTGCTCAATTTATTCGGATGTCCTTTGGATGATCGGCCTGCTATTTATGTTTACGAATTCCGTGGCGGGTTTGGTGTAATGAGAGGAATTTGGGCAGCTACCGATCTCTCTCAAACCCCAGTAGATGCAATTAAAAGGCACGAAGAAACGGTATTGGCGAAAGTAGAGTCGCTTAGAAGAGACCGGAAAAATAAAGAGATGCAAAAATCGCCAATCTTATTGGTTCATAAAAAAGACAAAACCTTAGATGAGCTGATTGATTTTGTGGTGCGTACGCGCAAACCTTTGGCAAGCGAATGGTCGCAGATGGAACATTTTCTTTATCAGGTATTGGAAGAAGATGTTATTGGAAAATTTGTTGAGGAATTTATGAAACTTGAAGCGGTTTACCTTGCCGATGGTCATCATCGCCTGGAAGCAGCCTGTTCATTGCAGAAAAACACGCCTCAGCACATCAGTTCTTTATTTGTTTCTGCCGATGTAATTTCGATAGGTGCTTTTCATAGAGTGATTTCTGGTGTAGATATTTCTTATTCACTGTTAATGGAAGAACTGAAACAGTATTATTATATCTCAAAAATTCCCAATAACAAACCTTATAAACCCGATCAGAAAAATAGGTTAGGACTTTGTTTTAAAGGCGAGTGGTATCAACTGGATTTAAATAAAGCTTCTATTGCATTGTCAGAAGTGCCAGATACGGTGATTTTACAGGATCAAATCCTATCAGCTGTGCTGGGCGTCAATAAACCGAAGGAAGATGAAAGGTTAATCTGCTTTCCGGATTGTAAATGGTCTCAATTTCTTGCAGCGCTGAATCAGGATGAAACGTCAATTGGTTTTTCTCTTTTTCCGATGACGGCAGATGCATTTATTACCGCTGCTGAAAAGGGCGAATTTTTGCCACCCAAATCTACCTGGATAGAACCTAAAATCCCTCAGGGATTTATGGCAAGTAGCCCGGTGGCTATAACGGCGAAAGGTGAGCAAGTACGGGCAAACTAA
- a CDS encoding DUF1543 domain-containing protein has product MNDLKLYMLLLGSKAPKRNVEQHDYFFGIAPSLKALVPEIKAFWPEAGSSIHVDGWREINKVNHYEINIKLRDSHTAPSTDKLFFINLGGYQPNRLYEQHYIILSVHDERAKAIQEAKKTVFFKKNSIKGAHIDEKYGIDVDDIYKIEDILSAESKQKYHIEIKPSSGALPEDEIHLGYFKLDKL; this is encoded by the coding sequence ATGAACGATTTAAAATTATATATGCTTTTATTGGGATCGAAAGCACCGAAAAGAAATGTAGAACAGCACGATTATTTCTTCGGCATTGCCCCTTCGCTTAAGGCACTTGTTCCCGAAATTAAAGCATTTTGGCCCGAAGCAGGAAGCAGTATCCATGTAGATGGCTGGCGGGAAATTAACAAGGTTAACCATTATGAAATTAACATTAAACTAAGAGATAGCCATACAGCACCTTCTACTGATAAACTATTTTTCATTAATCTTGGCGGCTACCAACCGAACCGACTATACGAACAACATTATATTATTTTATCTGTTCATGATGAAAGGGCGAAGGCTATACAGGAAGCAAAAAAGACGGTATTCTTTAAAAAAAACTCGATAAAAGGTGCCCACATTGATGAAAAGTATGGCATTGATGTGGATGATATTTATAAAATTGAAGATATTTTAAGTGCAGAGTCGAAACAAAAATACCATATCGAAATAAAACCATCTTCAGGTGCTTTACCTGAAGATGAAATTCATTTGGGTTATTTTAAACTAGATAAGCTTTAA
- a CDS encoding SusC/RagA family TonB-linked outer membrane protein, whose protein sequence is MVKIYTSVCIALFLSVFGSQSLHAHGAWLKTANGSYFVFQQDTTKAKKDSSAYSIKTDTIGQMVRALQKFKTVRDTINIRSSTPVPNLSLQQIIKGNLAGVYVQEPNGEPGTEQSIIVQGTSGLLFNKKDIYALQPAIYLNGVPLVADNPFAFDVQKYDYNRIGPATNLLSQVDINNIQSITVIKDPFELAKLGPNAANGAIYITTKNAKAGLRDISLNTYFSYVTAPQVNTVNGVYENNFRNQFYQKYNPGGSPASYLRDSTNVAYFGPSNWTDLYYQNTPTFSADLGITGGTERANFRFFGSGTKNAGNADDTGIDRYNLFFGINMAPFKWLTVSSTVNTARLDRTRNKSLRDRFAETRYIPDLSSPLSPNADSYASYLTQNDRNVDNNRSTVLNGSLTLSAKINKFVISTTGLFNYNEGVRDYFVPSTLLAGISYISNYFGYSQRVSINNSISYKYDINKDHVVDFEIGQSLQGDTYKYNYARAYNGPNDYVKLSFVDGNPTKAGSPNPDYLNVLTNNNFYVFRYIDKERNNLMSFYGTAKYSYKNLLTLSALLRRDGASNGQPDSRWVTTPAFSVNWNLKEQFLKDNNTIDALHLSAAWGRTLRIFQDDRFAAGPQYRSENGWEEEPTIPGYGGLLGINRPYNSGFIGYNISLPFADRTSITLDASFLHNRINAAVTAYNRNDKNSVIGLPVPVETGYSTEYKSGMDINNKGIELLVNGSVLQQKNGLNWSTGLNLSYNKNKLSALPEGLNELIYQNDNKLEVGKSVGSYWLYTNQGIYNSDAEVPAGRTFNGIPLKAGDPKWVDYNNDNRIDSKDKILTGDRLPKFVGGWNNTLAYKNFDLNFNFIFAAGQKAINQYEATRYGFVNREAGNDINSVKEVSSWQSFDNEKNYPIYNPWSPVDAYRTDQDLFLENASYIKLRSVTLGYDFSKMGLFKKAGGKIRRAYLYATALNVFTLTDFSGVDPELINYNGIYDGANITIPRTFVVGFKLDL, encoded by the coding sequence ATGGTTAAAATTTATACAAGCGTTTGTATTGCCTTGTTTTTATCTGTTTTTGGATCACAATCTTTACATGCCCACGGGGCATGGCTTAAAACGGCTAATGGCAGTTATTTTGTCTTTCAGCAAGATACTACTAAAGCTAAAAAAGATTCGTCCGCCTATTCCATTAAAACTGATACAATTGGTCAAATGGTTAGAGCCTTACAGAAATTTAAAACGGTACGCGATACGATTAACATCCGTTCCTCAACACCTGTTCCCAATTTATCATTACAGCAAATTATTAAAGGTAATCTGGCAGGCGTTTATGTACAGGAACCAAACGGCGAACCTGGGACTGAGCAAAGCATAATTGTTCAGGGAACATCAGGCTTGTTGTTTAACAAGAAAGACATTTATGCTTTACAACCTGCCATTTATTTAAATGGGGTGCCTCTGGTAGCCGATAATCCTTTTGCATTTGATGTACAGAAATACGATTATAACAGGATTGGCCCGGCAACTAATCTTTTATCGCAGGTAGATATCAATAATATACAGTCTATTACGGTAATTAAGGATCCTTTTGAACTGGCTAAACTTGGGCCAAATGCAGCTAATGGGGCTATTTATATCACCACTAAAAACGCCAAGGCCGGCCTTAGGGATATTAGCCTGAATACTTATTTTAGCTATGTGACTGCCCCACAAGTAAATACGGTTAATGGAGTTTACGAAAATAATTTCAGAAATCAGTTTTATCAAAAATATAATCCAGGCGGCAGTCCAGCTTCTTATTTAAGGGATTCTACCAATGTGGCTTATTTCGGACCATCCAACTGGACAGATCTATATTATCAAAATACACCAACCTTTTCGGCCGATTTAGGTATTACCGGAGGTACAGAAAGGGCTAATTTTAGATTCTTTGGTTCTGGTACAAAAAATGCCGGGAATGCCGATGATACGGGCATCGATCGCTACAATTTATTTTTCGGCATCAATATGGCGCCATTTAAATGGCTTACCGTATCAAGTACCGTTAATACGGCACGTTTAGACCGTACCAGGAACAAAAGCCTGCGCGATCGTTTTGCCGAAACACGTTACATACCCGATTTAAGCAGTCCACTTTCTCCAAATGCCGATTCGTATGCTTCTTATTTAACACAGAATGACAGGAATGTAGATAACAACCGTTCTACTGTATTAAATGGAAGTTTAACATTAAGCGCCAAAATAAACAAATTCGTGATCTCAACCACTGGCCTATTCAATTACAATGAAGGCGTTCGCGATTATTTTGTGCCATCAACACTATTGGCAGGGATAAGTTATATATCCAACTATTTTGGTTATAGTCAAAGAGTATCCATCAACAATAGCATTAGCTATAAATATGATATCAATAAAGACCATGTTGTTGATTTTGAAATCGGTCAAAGTTTACAGGGCGACACTTATAAATATAATTACGCCAGGGCTTATAATGGTCCGAATGATTACGTAAAATTATCTTTTGTAGATGGAAATCCAACCAAAGCCGGATCTCCTAATCCAGATTACTTAAATGTATTGACGAACAATAATTTTTATGTATTTAGGTATATCGATAAAGAGCGTAATAACTTAATGTCGTTTTATGGCACGGCTAAATATTCCTATAAAAATTTATTAACACTAAGCGCATTGCTTAGAAGGGATGGTGCTTCTAATGGCCAGCCAGATAGCCGCTGGGTAACTACTCCGGCATTTAGCGTCAACTGGAATTTAAAAGAGCAGTTTCTAAAGGACAATAACACAATTGATGCGCTGCATTTAAGTGCAGCCTGGGGACGTACTTTAAGAATTTTTCAGGATGACCGTTTTGCGGCCGGACCTCAATACCGTTCAGAAAATGGATGGGAAGAAGAACCAACCATACCTGGATACGGTGGTTTATTGGGTATTAACCGCCCATACAATAGTGGTTTTATTGGTTACAACATTAGCTTGCCATTTGCTGATCGGACCAGCATTACCTTAGATGCTTCGTTTTTACACAACCGCATCAATGCTGCGGTAACTGCATATAACCGTAATGATAAAAATAGCGTAATCGGTTTACCTGTACCAGTTGAAACGGGTTATTCTACCGAATACAAATCGGGCATGGACATTAACAACAAAGGGATCGAGCTTTTGGTTAACGGATCGGTTTTACAACAAAAGAACGGTTTGAATTGGAGTACAGGTTTAAACCTGAGCTATAATAAAAACAAGTTATCGGCCTTGCCTGAAGGCTTAAATGAACTGATTTATCAAAACGACAATAAACTTGAGGTCGGCAAATCGGTTGGCAGTTATTGGCTGTACACCAATCAGGGTATTTACAATAGTGATGCTGAGGTACCAGCAGGCAGAACCTTTAATGGTATCCCATTAAAAGCAGGCGATCCGAAATGGGTTGATTATAATAATGATAACCGCATAGATAGTAAGGATAAGATATTAACAGGAGATAGATTGCCAAAATTTGTAGGGGGATGGAACAATACCCTGGCTTATAAAAACTTCGATTTAAACTTCAATTTTATTTTCGCTGCAGGCCAAAAAGCAATTAACCAATACGAAGCCACCCGTTATGGTTTTGTTAACCGCGAGGCTGGAAACGACATCAACTCTGTTAAAGAAGTATCTTCCTGGCAATCTTTTGATAATGAGAAAAACTATCCAATCTATAATCCATGGAGCCCGGTAGATGCCTACCGTACCGATCAGGATCTGTTTTTAGAAAATGCCTCTTACATAAAATTAAGATCGGTTACACTGGGCTACGACTTTAGCAAAATGGGCCTGTTTAAAAAAGCAGGTGGAAAAATAAGAAGAGCTTATTTGTATGCTACCGCCTTAAACGTATTTACACTGACCGATTTTTCAGGCGTTGATCCAGAACTGATCAATTACAATGGAATATACGATGGCGCAAATATCACTATCCCACGCACATTTGTTGTGGGCTTCAAACTGGATTTATAA
- a CDS encoding DUF4350 domain-containing protein: protein MIAIGHSVIVKFYTFGIPLDLQFNPICFMKMLFRVCILSILICSSILASAQTVTLDYFFNRETRKNKAGEVERFHYLWGKSDYGNFFILGSIFKKQGFKLDSLETAPTAAKLKGTDVYIIVDPDRPKENPKPNYIAAKDIAEISTWVKQGGVLVMFANDSANVELPHFNQLANVFGMHFTNEMQNHVIDDAHFEDGAIVIKNNPVFKTAQKIFMKDICSIETKANAKPVLKNAANATVIASAKYGKGTVIAIADPWLYDEYVNGRLPKEMGFENDKAAADVVAWLKKLSKK from the coding sequence ATGATAGCGATAGGGCATTCGGTTATCGTTAAATTTTATACTTTTGGGATACCGCTCGATTTACAATTTAACCCGATATGTTTTATGAAAATGCTTTTTAGAGTTTGCATACTTTCTATTTTAATCTGTTCTTCTATTCTGGCGAGTGCACAAACCGTTACTTTAGATTATTTTTTTAATCGCGAAACGCGAAAAAACAAAGCGGGAGAAGTAGAGCGTTTTCACTATTTATGGGGTAAAAGCGATTATGGGAATTTCTTTATTTTAGGAAGCATCTTTAAGAAACAAGGTTTTAAGTTAGATTCTTTAGAAACGGCTCCAACTGCCGCTAAGCTAAAAGGAACTGATGTGTATATTATCGTAGATCCTGATCGACCAAAAGAAAATCCAAAACCAAATTACATAGCGGCCAAAGATATTGCAGAAATTTCTACGTGGGTGAAGCAGGGTGGTGTATTGGTAATGTTTGCTAATGATAGTGCCAATGTAGAATTACCACACTTTAATCAACTGGCCAATGTGTTTGGAATGCACTTTACCAATGAGATGCAAAATCACGTTATTGATGATGCGCATTTTGAAGATGGGGCCATTGTGATCAAAAACAATCCGGTATTTAAAACGGCGCAGAAAATATTTATGAAAGATATTTGCTCCATTGAAACAAAGGCCAATGCAAAACCGGTTTTGAAAAATGCAGCTAACGCAACCGTTATTGCCTCGGCTAAATATGGTAAAGGAACAGTAATTGCCATTGCCGATCCATGGCTGTATGACGAATATGTTAACGGACGTTTACCAAAAGAAATGGGTTTCGAAAATGATAAAGCAGCAGCTGATGTGGTAGCATGGCTAAAAAAACTGTCGAAAAAATAA
- a CDS encoding RagB/SusD family nutrient uptake outer membrane protein, whose protein sequence is MTIINMKYSNYKMSICRMVALALLLSLVGIGNFSCKKIEDVQSTRLATEESNWKTLEDARANLLSVYGLMRSATVSDNTHWLMGDLRQGDFQITNRADLKSIVIGQLNAQYPVINRITNWRRFYAVINAASLFIERSKQIIPLDSRYTQINNNVDVAQVRILRAFAYFYMVRIWGDVPLLTSSHDGDFIKLPRTGKDKVLQFATSELLAAAQVVPFKYGGDDPILPGLYYGAGWSSWNGNIFTRLSAYIILGHIAAWQGNYLDAATYTKFVLDNYTKSNGSGSNGIVYLDMDALTENVNYYSPFAFKRATVLVGFPFEAGNGLSTANGHIEQLTLASPFIPKAQPEMFVPKDSILKIFTDPYDLRFSVNPVNGLYRTNYFYNFTSEQPIFNKIKVIYTAQTSGNLTLFSSTMLFSRIEEVTLLRAEACAALGQRDEAISALNKASNLRGTDPYDPASGKNLVDAIFEERRRELMGEGWRWYDIVRFNRLKNPTGTFIKRNGTPLTFRQFESMGGIYWPVSQDVINANPLVTQNAYWQ, encoded by the coding sequence ATGACCATAATTAATATGAAATATTCTAATTATAAAATGAGCATCTGCCGAATGGTTGCGCTCGCTTTATTACTAAGCTTGGTTGGTATCGGCAATTTCTCGTGTAAGAAAATTGAAGATGTACAATCCACCAGATTGGCTACCGAAGAAAGCAACTGGAAAACACTTGAAGATGCCAGGGCAAATCTACTTTCGGTATATGGCCTGATGCGTTCGGCTACGGTTTCTGACAATACTCATTGGTTAATGGGCGATCTACGTCAGGGCGACTTTCAGATTACCAATAGGGCAGACTTAAAATCGATAGTTATTGGACAATTAAATGCACAGTATCCGGTAATTAACAGAATTACCAACTGGCGCAGGTTTTATGCTGTAATTAATGCAGCAAGCTTGTTTATTGAACGTTCAAAACAGATTATACCTTTAGATTCGCGTTACACGCAGATAAACAACAATGTAGATGTAGCGCAGGTCAGAATACTAAGGGCTTTTGCCTATTTCTACATGGTCAGGATTTGGGGCGATGTACCTTTGCTAACCTCCTCTCATGATGGCGATTTTATTAAACTGCCAAGAACAGGTAAAGATAAAGTACTTCAGTTTGCCACTTCCGAATTATTGGCTGCGGCACAGGTGGTACCTTTTAAATATGGTGGCGATGATCCAATTCTTCCGGGGCTTTATTACGGTGCAGGTTGGTCAAGCTGGAACGGAAACATCTTTACCAGGCTATCAGCTTATATTATTTTAGGCCATATTGCTGCCTGGCAGGGCAATTATCTGGATGCAGCTACTTATACAAAATTTGTGCTCGATAACTATACCAAATCAAACGGAAGTGGTTCTAACGGTATCGTTTATCTGGATATGGATGCCTTAACAGAGAATGTAAATTACTATAGCCCATTCGCTTTTAAACGTGCAACGGTATTGGTGGGTTTCCCGTTCGAGGCGGGTAACGGTCTATCAACAGCAAATGGGCATATCGAACAATTAACCCTGGCATCACCTTTTATCCCGAAGGCACAGCCGGAGATGTTTGTACCAAAAGACAGTATTCTTAAAATATTTACCGACCCTTATGATTTAAGGTTTAGTGTTAATCCGGTAAATGGTTTATACCGAACCAATTACTTTTACAACTTCACTTCTGAACAACCCATTTTTAACAAGATTAAGGTAATTTATACCGCTCAAACCTCAGGTAATTTAACCCTATTTAGTTCTACCATGCTGTTTAGCCGGATAGAGGAAGTTACCCTGCTGAGGGCCGAAGCATGCGCCGCATTAGGTCAGCGTGATGAAGCCATTTCTGCATTAAATAAAGCATCTAATTTAAGAGGTACCGATCCTTACGATCCGGCATCAGGCAAAAATTTAGTTGATGCTATTTTTGAAGAGCGCAGAAGAGAGTTAATGGGAGAGGGCTGGAGATGGTATGATATTGTACGTTTTAACCGGCTTAAAAATCCTACCGGAACCTTTATCAAGAGAAATGGTACACCACTTACATTCAGGCAATTTGAAAGTATGGGCGGCATTTACTGGCCGGTATCACAAGATGTAATCAATGCGAATCCATTGGTTACCCAAAACGCATACTGGCAATAA
- a CDS encoding FAD/NAD(P)-binding protein: MNIKTVKKKIAIIGGGPSGLFMYKRLTESKVLNLEIDIFERKSYLGAGMPYSTEGANVEHITNVSDNEIPVIFNSIEDWVKIAPIAVLKKFDINDEKFNEYKVLPRLFFGEYLSAQFNLLQDAAAKKSIKTNAHLNCVVEDIVDFPKDNQVAVSVKNQDELYFDQVIICTGHNWPKKYEGRIPNYFDSPYPPKKISLKLNHAVGIMGSSLTAIDALRTLARQNGKFEDNEDGTYGYHLDSEGFKIVMHSRSGLLPAIRFHLEDSHLGKEETLSKAEIQASIAENGGFLPLDFVFEKNFKEMFIKKDPAFYEQIKNMSLEEFVEAMMGFREKMEPFDLFKREYEEAEKSIEKRKSIYWKEALAVLSFAMNYPAKYLSAEDMERLQKVLMPLISIVIAFVPQSSCRELLALHEAGVLSIVAVGDNADVEPLKAGGADYHYTVGDKKVTVHFDTFIDCVGQPHLSFDDFPFKSLITNGTVSPARLKFQSTERGKAEMKHNDSVTRKSNSYFLTVPGITINDHFQVVDEAGQANERIYIMAVPYIGGYNPDYSGIDFCEAASEVVLNSILN, encoded by the coding sequence ATGAATATCAAGACAGTAAAAAAGAAAATCGCGATTATAGGGGGTGGGCCGAGTGGTCTTTTTATGTATAAAAGATTAACAGAGTCAAAGGTGCTTAATCTGGAGATAGACATTTTCGAGCGTAAAAGCTATTTAGGTGCTGGTATGCCTTATAGTACCGAAGGAGCTAATGTAGAACATATAACCAATGTATCAGACAATGAAATTCCGGTCATTTTTAATTCTATTGAAGACTGGGTTAAAATAGCACCCATAGCAGTTTTAAAAAAGTTTGATATCAATGATGAAAAATTTAATGAATACAAGGTATTGCCCAGGCTATTTTTTGGCGAATACTTATCCGCACAGTTTAATCTTCTGCAAGATGCTGCGGCCAAAAAAAGCATAAAAACCAATGCTCATTTAAATTGTGTGGTAGAAGACATTGTCGACTTTCCTAAAGATAATCAGGTAGCTGTAAGTGTTAAAAATCAGGATGAGTTATATTTTGATCAGGTTATTATTTGTACCGGCCACAATTGGCCAAAGAAATACGAAGGTCGTATTCCGAACTATTTCGATTCTCCATATCCACCAAAGAAGATATCCTTAAAGCTCAATCACGCCGTGGGTATTATGGGATCATCGTTAACCGCTATTGATGCCTTAAGAACGCTGGCCAGGCAAAATGGAAAGTTTGAGGACAATGAAGATGGAACCTATGGTTATCATTTGGATAGTGAAGGTTTTAAAATTGTAATGCACTCGCGCAGTGGTTTATTACCTGCAATTCGCTTTCATCTGGAAGATTCGCATTTGGGAAAGGAAGAAACGTTAAGCAAAGCCGAAATTCAGGCGAGTATAGCTGAGAACGGAGGCTTTTTACCCTTGGATTTTGTATTTGAAAAGAATTTCAAGGAAATGTTTATTAAAAAAGATCCGGCATTTTATGAGCAGATCAAAAACATGAGCCTGGAAGAATTTGTGGAGGCCATGATGGGTTTCAGGGAAAAAATGGAGCCCTTCGATCTTTTTAAGCGAGAATATGAAGAGGCAGAAAAATCTATAGAAAAGCGAAAATCTATTTATTGGAAAGAAGCCCTGGCTGTTTTAAGTTTTGCAATGAACTATCCGGCAAAATATCTGTCTGCTGAAGACATGGAACGGCTCCAAAAGGTATTAATGCCCTTAATTTCTATTGTAATTGCATTTGTACCGCAAAGTTCGTGCAGAGAATTATTGGCACTGCACGAGGCTGGTGTGCTAAGCATTGTTGCCGTTGGAGATAATGCGGATGTAGAACCGTTAAAAGCAGGCGGTGCAGATTATCATTACACGGTAGGTGATAAGAAGGTTACCGTTCACTTCGATACCTTTATCGATTGCGTTGGTCAGCCACATCTTTCTTTCGATGATTTTCCTTTTAAAAGCTTAATTACAAATGGAACGGTTAGTCCGGCAAGATTAAAATTCCAGTCTACTGAGCGCGGAAAGGCAGAAATGAAGCATAATGATTCAGTGACAAGGAAAAGTAACAGTTACTTTTTAACTGTGCCTGGCATCACCATTAATGATCATTTTCAGGTGGTTGATGAAGCAGGGCAGGCAAATGAAAGAATCTATATTATGGCCGTTCCGTACATTGGTGGTTATAACCCCGATTATTCTGGAATCGATTTCTGCGAAGCCGCGTCAGAGGTGGTACTCAACAGTATTTTAAACTAG